DNA from Podarcis muralis chromosome 13, rPodMur119.hap1.1, whole genome shotgun sequence:
gaggaaagAAATCATCTTGATGTCCCATACGCACCCTCAAATTATCTGGTGGAACAATGGAATCCAAACAAGGCAACGTAGGTTTACGtccgcaccacacatttaaatcacatttgtACACTTTAACAGTCCTGGTTTCCCTAGAGAATGGTAGTTTACAGAgaaacagttcccagcattctaagcaaactgcagtttcctggattctttgggggaaactatGCTTTGAATCTAAAGTCAATGTAAACCCTTAGTTACCTCCTCCACATCCACCATTCTTCCTCCCAAGGAGTTCTTCCTTTCTGTGTTTGGAAGgtaaggccctctgcctcctcctgcaTAGACTATCAAGCCTAGATAAACAATGGGAGAGGTTATAACCGTGCAATCCAATGCAtatctactcaggagtaagtctaaGTGGTGTAAGGGCTTTCCCACAATTCTTCTTGTCCCGCTGCTTCCatgtgccctccccccaaaaacctgctctttagtgctcaatcgcaGCAAACAacaattcaggttttctctggattgacgtttgctccgattTCGCAGTAAAGAgcagctttcccctgggaaacgAGTGGGGCACAGGGAaaactgtgcctagaaagtgtgggtgaAGCAGAAAActcttcagggggttggactagaggacccttggggtcccttccaactctacaactctatgatttcaGGCGTGAGACACATGGAAGTGTGGGCAAGCCCAGTCTTCTTGTTCCGAATATCTGAGTTCATGGAATCAAGCCGAACACTTGTAgctttttctttccccttcatgTAAATTCATGGGCTGGAGTTCATTGTCTCAAAGTTAGACGTGATGGTAAGCTTTTTAAGACAGGTTTTTCAGACGAATGCAAGAGAGAGAGCTCTAGCAGCGCCCATTCACCCAGCTAGCCAAAGATGAAAGTTTGATCTCTTGTTTATCTCCACCGTATTGAAAATTTGATGTTCAGAAGTACAATATGACTGAGATGCTGAAGATTACAATCTTTGGTTTATTATCTCCATCGTGCTCTTTGAGCTTCTGGCTGGTCACAGTCTGGAGGCAGAAGGCTGGGGTTTCACAGACTTATTTTGCTCTGAGGCAGTGTTTATGTGGTTATTCCAGTTTGAATAATTGCGTAGGGACTGCAGTTTGAATTCAGGACAGCGGCTCTTAACAAATGATGTTAATACATTCATTTCGCAAACTTCTTGTGCCTTGTGCCTTAACCTCAAAACAACCAACCCAGCAACGTGGGGCTATTTTATTCCTGTTTTACAaatggttgtgtttttttctctccccttccctccgcAACACTGTTTAGGAGGATGTTCCCATTTCTGAGCTTCAACATCTCTGGACTGGACCCTGTCGCCCATTACAGCATCTTTGTGGACATTGTGTTAGTGGATCAACACCATTGGCGATACCAAGGCGGGAAATGGGTGCAGTGCGGCAAAGCAGAAGGAAATATGCCAGGTATGAGGGAGGAATTATCTTCCAGTGCAGAGTTAGACATATTAGCCCATGGGTAGGGAATCTACAAAATCCACAGTTGGGCCATGACTTTTATTAGGACTAACCAAAATGTCACAGAACAGCAGCAAAGTTTTGAATTCCCCAGTGCTTGAAATCTTGCCACAGTTTTTTGACCACTTCCTATTGACAAGTGTTCTTTCAACTTAGGTCTtcctatgttgttggactacagttcccatcatccccagccaggtcAGGGGAGAGaagcgatgggaattgtagtccaacatcatctgaggAAAAACATTGCTACAGAACACATTTCCTTTGTTCCCCCTTCATTCCTTCATCATGGCTAGTTTCTTTATATATGTTTTCCCATGGTAAACCATTCTCAGAAAGCAGCTCACATCAGGAAAGTTTgtgtaataaaaaattatttttagtcATTTGTTTGTTACACTTATACACTACCTTTatattccaaggatctcaaggtggtgtatatcgttctcctcccccctcccccatttcagccatacaacaaccctgtgaggtaggttaggctgagaggcagtgactggcccgaggggcttcatggctgagtggggattcgcagtggcgtagcgtggggggtgccaggggtgccggccgcaccgggcacaacatggggggggcgcgagtccagagggaagggacaagttccttcctctgccgggctccccgccgccaccgccagccttgcgccctagggcgtgcgcgccccccgccggcgctgcggctgcgctccactcactgctcgcaggaggagcagccgctgcagcagcgccgacgcTGCCACCGatgccgggcacgggcagcctccgcaccccgacgccgacgccatcccctcggcccagccacaggctgcggctgcttctgccaactgggagggaggagagctctgaggggcctcgccgcgccctgcgctccccaaaaccctccgagaggaagccggtgggcgggcgagggtctcccggcggaagggggcgccgctggctccggctctcagcgcaagtctcagccgcggggggggggggcgggctaggacggagcgcggctggaagcccccggacccggccgggaggaggagaggcgctcgccaagcccggatctggagcgcctcggagcgtgggctccacctacagcccaaggagaggagggggcggggaggcgcgcaaggggagggggcttcggctgcctcggcccgcgggggctccgcaaataataaatttaataaattcctgctgagcctttgggggggtccttggctccttcgcttgcccccagccccagtggcgtagcatgggggggtgcaggggggccggccgcaacatctgggggggggcgcgctcgcactcgagtgctaaaatccacgggttagggggcgcaaattacttgccttgccccgggtgctgacaacccacgctacgccactggggattcgaaccctgctctcccaggtcctggtacAATGCTCTAACCATTATGTCACAGTGGCTCTAAAATATagtaccattttaaaaaaaccaaccgtTGCAAAACATAACAGCATTTCAATTGTCATTAAAAAATTAGATTGGCAATTGAAGAGCTCATATTAACAAATACACACTAAGGCTAACCATTTCCCTAACAATTCAGCCTAAATGATAGAAATACAAGAAGAATCCACCTcagtagctcagttggcagagcataagacttcatctcagagttgtgggttcgcgccccatgttgggcaaaagatttctgcatttcaggaggGTGGAATAAATTACCTGTCatggtctctttcaactctacaattctgtgatgacACAAATACCAGCTAAATGTTCCCCCCAACAACTGTTAAATTACTCAGGGCCTTATCCTGCTAGGCTGTGTGGAAATGAGCCAGAGAAGCAACATCTAGGTTTTGCAGGACTCGTGCAAAGTGAGGGGAAAGCACCCTGCAAATTCTTGTGGGCTTTCTTGCATTTACTTCTACTTCACGTGTGAATCTTGCGCCAAATTCAACGTAATGACTCTCCTCCAAAAAGTTGTATATGAAAGTTCTAACCATGAGAAAGTTTGAAGAATTTTGAATATGGGAAATTATTCTAATCTAGCTGGGTTATTTAAGACCTTTTTCGGCGGGAGTCCAAATTCAACCCTTCGTTCTTGGTGGCAGTTTTTAATTAGACCCTAAATGAATCTGGCAAGGGAGAGTTCTGaagtccaccccccccctttttctcctACTCATGAATTTGCtgagcagtgggtgggtggggagacttTTATTTTCCCCTAATGTGGATTCCCTTTTATTTAATTGATAATTTATTTACTTCAACTTTTTTAGTCCTCAAGTCTTACATACCCAGGGCAGTTTAGAGCATTCGCAGAGAACTTTTGAACAAAGGCATCACAAcagttttaacttttttttaaaaaaaaaaagtttatttaaatCTAGCCAAATACTTTTGGAAATGAAATCACAGtatatcttcttttttttaagtccagCAGCTGCTGCCTTTGCCCTGTTTGCTCTGCAGCGCCCCCACCTCCCCATTCTCAGGAGCTACAGCCCCATCTGGTGGTCCAGAGAAGAAACTGAATCGCTTCCTTGTTAAAGCACAGTGCTTTGCACAGAACCAATGTTTCGATAACGTTGTGCATGTCCTTTGCCACTACCTAAACCCCATGCATTTAGTATTAAGAGCTGAGCATCCAAGGCAGAGGACATGACTTTCCATTTAACTTGAATGCTGGtacctttctttttaaagctCAAGAATGTAACTacatgctctctccagggaaacTTGCCTGACGTTATACACTCATGTTCTTTGCGTGCCAATCAAAGGCCTTCTTTTGTTTTCCCAGAGCTTTTTAAATATTAGCTGAACATGGTTTTAGCCTGCTGTGGTGTATTAACTCTGCCATTTTTAATTCAATTTCTTGAGCATTTATTGTTTGAATGGTTTATAATGTTAACAGTCCTTGAAGTTCTCTGTACATAAGGGGCAGGATGTAAGTTtaagaagaaacacacacacacacacacacacacacacacagagtgaacaAATAACCAAATGAAATATAATTCACTTTCAGTAAATTTATTTTACAGATCAATCCATGTGAATCATTAAACCCTTTCAAAGTACACATACACAaaatttcttttgctttttacgTTGTACACTCCTTACACCATCTTGGTTTGCTGGGATCAATGCATGCATTTTGCTTTATATTTGAGAGATTCAGCTGCTGACCACCCTCTAAATTCTATGCAGCGACTTACGATTAATCTTCCATCTTTCCAACAGCAGGCATTTAAATTTTGCTGTGATTCTTGCCTCTTCCACCTGCAACGGGAATCTGAAATGATAGTCCCGGTTGTGATCTTATCTTGGACAAGGTCATCAATTTGCTTCCTATTGGGCCTGGCTACATAATGCAGGGGTGGGGGGCATAGATGAAACCCGCAGCAATGACTGtccccagttgctgctgctgctacgtgCCCAGTTCCATTGCCtgcactgctgcagctgccagcCTCTCATGATCATAGACTTACCCACCTGCAATACCATAATTGGACAGGAACTGAGCAGCCAGCTGGCACCCATCCTATTACGCCAGGTGGGCAAAGTGTCAGTTCAGCCAGGTGTGTGCACCCCAGTGTGCTTAACACCAGGCCTGGCTTCTCTGTGCTATGCTACAAGCTCTGAAACAATTTTCAACACTGCTTATTTATCACGACTTCCAACAAGAAACCCTTGGCATGCTTGTTGGAGCTAAGGAAGAGCTCTCAGCAGTCCCACAGTCCAGCAATTCCTTAGGGCTctttgtgttagaattcctgctccatgattgcagtcatgggattgttgtctttcacatgacggtatatgttttgaatccacagagtgggaagtgacggagacaggatgtttgtgttactgtgttccgttaAGTGGGACtcttgtcctttgtcctttctctttgctgtctgatgctagagagagagggagccatgttgcagtgctctgtgtgtgtgtatgtgtaaataaagtagattagccaaagtgctgagttgctggggttctgtcatgcaagctgcgaagactctgcgaaTCCCCAAgtgtgtctgttggcatcggtcgctgtaaTGTTTggactgaagaaagcttttgaagctcccgaacgaaagaccagtAGGGAGAGAAAATGCCAGTCAGGCatatgtctctgccagggtcctactcgagtgtaggacgagctcctgacacttTGTAGGACAATCCAGCTGGAGTGATTTCAAAGCAGTTTAAATGTTTGTTGTGTAGACCAACACTAGGGCTGTCTGTGCTTTGACCTGGACCTAGGCAATAAGGCTGAGAGATGCTTACTAGAAATGCCCTCTTTCCGGCAGGGAATCGGACGTACATGCACCCAGATTCTCCCAACACCGGAGCCCACTGGATGCGGCAGGAGATCTCCTTCGGGAAGCTGAAGCTCACCAATAACAAAGGAGCGTCCAACAATGTCACACAGGTAATGGTGGCTTCCTAAATCAGTTTTCTcctccaaacaaacaaaaccaggaGAGTTAATGTCATGGAATATACTGACATAACGTTATTCATGGATCTTGTGCCTTGTCCTGTTTGTCCGACAGATGATCGTGCTACAGTCCTTGCACAAGTACCAGCCCCGTCTACATGTCACCGAGGCCAAGGACGGCGAGGTGGACAAAGTACACCCTTCCATCTGTAGCCAGACCTTCACCTTCCCCGAGACTCAGTTCATTGCCGTTACTGCGTACCAGAATGCTGACGTGAGTTTGCAATCTCAGTCGCGACTGCTCACCGTTTGGATAACAGATGGGATAGAAGAGGTCGGGTCGGGTCTGGGAAAGAGGGTCATATTGGTCTGTGCAGGGTTTGGGAACTGAGGTATGCATTCACCTGGAATCTGTGAGTGCAGGTTTTTCATATTTCAGCATCGGTGTAACCTCAGAACATGCCGAAAGTATTTGAAACTCGAGTGCTTCTGAGCATAAGCGAGAGTGTGAGAGTGTAGAGGAAGGGGAGCTGTGTTGCTTGCCACAAGTTTATATAATGCACTAGTTAATACATACCTATGATATTTGTGTAGCCATATAAACTTATCATGGTAGGCTTGCAAACTAGGGTGAAAATAACTTTCTGCCTGTGGCAAAACATTCCTGGCAAAAAGACATTTTTTCTTAACTGAGGGGTGATGTCCTCCTCAACAACAGAGTAACAACTTGTGTGTTTATTACACATAATCTGGTAGCCCATAAAAGCTCACAGAAGACAGATTCTACCACCTCCGTAGGCAGTGATGATGTTGACTGGCACCAAATGTTTAACATAGCTTTATAAAGATACTAAAAGCTATGGTGCTTGTGACTTCATAAAAAGAAGTGGGAGAGTTCAAAGCATAGTTTAGTGTGATGATAACAAGCCACAGCAAGCCTCACGCTTGTGTGCTGCCCACCAACCCCATTCAAATCTACCTTTCTCTTTTATTTAACCACAGCTTTGTAGTGTTATCTAAAACAGCTTATTTTaagttcaggtaggtagccgtgttggtctgatgcagtcgaaataaataaatgttttatttatgttttaacatTTTGACATTTGCTATCCTGGGCTTCTTTGAGACAGAAGGTGAGATAGAAATTTAATAGTCAATAACTATAaatgatgggacgtgggtggcgctgtgggtaaaagcctcagcgcctagggcttgccgatcaaaaggttggcggttcgaatccccgcggcggggtgcgctcccgtcgttcagtcccagcgcctgccaacctagcagttcgaaagcactcccgggtgcaagtagataaatagggaccgcttactagcgggaaggtaaacggcgttccgtgtgcggctctggctcgccagagcagcgatgtcacgctggccacgtgacccggaagtgtctgcggacagcgctggcccccggcctcttgagtgagatgggcgcacaaccctagagtctgtcaagactggcccgtatgggcaggggtacctttacctttaccttaactataaatgataataataatccgAGCTGGCAAGGTGTGCTTAATGTTGACCATGGTTTGTTAGAAACAAGCCAACTGTAAACCATGGTTAATTTAGCATGACATCCAAAAGTGATTCCTTGGTTGCCAGACGCTCTCTTGGTTAGAGATATCTGGTACTGAACTTCAGAACAATAGCTTTCTCCTTTGTTTTCACTTAGATCACCCAGCTGAAGATAGACCACAATCCTTTTGCTAAAGGCTTCCGGGACAACTTTGATTCGTAAGTCTCTCTTCTACTTACCCAATGTCAATTTGGCTTGCCTGTTCGAGTACACGTCGGTCCCAGGGGGGAGACTACTGTGGCGATCTCCCGATTTCAATTTTTAAACTCTGCATCAGAATCCTGCAAAAATGCTCACATTCTCCTACACCCACCTACTTCAACCGTTTCTGTTTAGAGCTAGGTTATTTTCCCTTCTAGCACCTGGGGGGAATATTTCATACAGTAGATCAGTTCAGATAGCACACCAAACCACGGCTCTAAAGGAAGCTGTAACTTTGGTTTGGCACGATTCCGTAATGACAAACTGTGGCCTGCAAATAAAGACAGCAATAAAGCCAAGAAGCAGAAGCTGTGGCTTGAAGTGGGTTTTGAAAATGGTGTGCTGTCCCATTTAAGACATTAACTTCCTGTTTCGCCCTGTCCATTTCCTGTCCTCCAGGATGTACACCACGACCGAAGGAGACCGCACAACTCCATCCCCGCCCAGTGGCGCCAGCTGCCAGCAGCTCCTCACCAGCAGCCGCTTCCAGCCCTTCTTGCACGATCAGTACACGCTCCCTCAGAGCCGCTTCTACAACCGGGAGCGGGCCCCTCTGCCTCTGCCGCCCAAGGAGACCCACCACTGGTATTTCGCTTCCCAGCAGCCCCCTTCTGCCCCTCTGGAATACGGCACCTACGAGGGCGACTTCAGAGGGAACAAATTCATGCCGTACGGGATGAAGCCCTTTGCCCTACAGGCGGCGCCGCACCCCTCCTTGCCCTATTACCAGGAGCATCCCTTTGGGCCCCCTGCCACCTGGAGCTCCCCACCTCAGTATCACCACCCCAAGCCCACCCCCGGGGCCTTGAGCTGGTTCCGGCCCATGAGGGACTTGCAGGCGGTGCCCTCCGTCGACGAGAAAGGGAAGGACAGCGAAGGCTGGGCCGAGCCCGGCTCTGTGAAGTCGGCCGATTCCTCGGACTCCGGGCTGTACGAAGCCGAGTGCAAGCGCCGCCGCGTGTCCCCCTACGTCTCCAGCGCCGAGAGCTCCCCGCCCATCCGCAACGGGGAGCTCTATGACAAAGAAGGAGGGGATGGGGGCTATTATGGCTTCTATGGCAACTGAAGTGGGAAGGCGGGATAGAAACCTGTCAGGGAAacacggggtgggggtggaggcctTCTCACCATCCAGCTCTCCTCCGTTCATATCAGGGGTAACCTGTAAAAAGGAAAATGGACAGACCCCCTTCTTGGTTTGGGGAAAAGTTTCGCACCTTTATGGGCACTGCCGGAAAGAATGACGATGGCATAAATGAAGCTGTATGTAGTTGTATCTCCCCGCCCTCCGCCCCTTTTCAGCCACTTCCAGGTGCTAGTCTGCTGGCGTTAAAACATGCGCTCCCCTTTGTGGACAGATGCCCGCATGGTGGCGGCGAGTTCAGATCTTGGGCTTATGTTCAGACCCGAAGAGCTTTCACTCATTTGTGCAGCAGCACAGCCTGCGCTTGCCAGGGCAGCTTCCTGTCTCCGCTCCCACCCACGTTTAGTTTTGTGGATGTGTCACTGGGGAGAACGGAAGCAAAATTTATTGAGAGATTCAAAGCCCAGGGAGAAATTCAGAAATAAAAATCCAACTTTGGGTGGGATGGGTTTTTAAAGCCACACGGTGCTTGTCTGTTTAAAGTCAACCCTGATCCAGCCAAGGAAATCTGCGTACAGAAGCAGGCTTCGTTGTACTCCTCACTTGCTGAATTGGGAACCACAGGGAAAAAACCCAGATGTGTGTCTGTATGAGATCGTCCCACTGCGGTGCATTGATTAGAATGGGGTAGGCGTTCCAGTGTATATTTTGAGGGCATATCCCCTCCCGTGCTCCTGCACACCTATTCATACATTGACATCACATGAAACGAGATCCAGATTGAGATGACTACGTTCATACTCTGGTTTCCCCAGCATGCCTGTTTGGGATTCCTGGGTGGGGAGCAGCTAGAAATCAGGAAAATTTGCTTGAGAAAAATTCTGCCCTTGAAAATCATGGCAGTTCTGAGACTTTGTTTGCAAAATCAGTATCTTTTGGCCCACTCCAGAGGGGGACTGGGAACCTCAAGCATGAATCCGATGCAATTCAACACAGGCCAGAATGCACATTTGAGTTCTAATCATGTCTGTCCGCACCACATTGCATTCAATGTAATGAGTATGTGAATGTGCATTTAAAAGGCATTCCCACATCCTCGCTCTGGAGTCGTGTGCAATTATCATTATAGGTGACGATACGTAGTTTGGGGCAAGAGAACTGCTACCCCTGAGGCAGCAGCCTGCCTTCACTTCAGCCAGAAATCTGGGATGTCACAGCCATGCTCCCTTACAAATGCTCTTGGGCCATTCGTGGGTCGCCATTTCTCAAGTAAACTGTGAATTTCACACATCTGAGATAAATACTCTGTTTTA
Protein-coding regions in this window:
- the TBX21 gene encoding T-box transcription factor TBX21, which translates into the protein MGALDSLAGGSANPTAAALTMLNGAESQSFAKEPPDLQGAATKDPAELKIGVPQERFYYPEPHMQEGGCNLGLTYGAQMVQGGGGFGVSSPAPSGRFLGPAVNNCSSYRPPPPPPPPVPAPSSAAPAGNPGFSVSAAEIYPSAGDLYPSAPGGEGCYSAAVQHMFPRGPLYQVPGYQVSGKIQVVLNNYPLWAKFHKHQTEMIITKQGRRMFPFLSFNISGLDPVAHYSIFVDIVLVDQHHWRYQGGKWVQCGKAEGNMPGNRTYMHPDSPNTGAHWMRQEISFGKLKLTNNKGASNNVTQMIVLQSLHKYQPRLHVTEAKDGEVDKVHPSICSQTFTFPETQFIAVTAYQNADITQLKIDHNPFAKGFRDNFDSMYTTTEGDRTTPSPPSGASCQQLLTSSRFQPFLHDQYTLPQSRFYNRERAPLPLPPKETHHWYFASQQPPSAPLEYGTYEGDFRGNKFMPYGMKPFALQAAPHPSLPYYQEHPFGPPATWSSPPQYHHPKPTPGALSWFRPMRDLQAVPSVDEKGKDSEGWAEPGSVKSADSSDSGLYEAECKRRRVSPYVSSAESSPPIRNGELYDKEGGDGGYYGFYGN